Genomic DNA from Hordeum vulgare subsp. vulgare chromosome 2H, MorexV3_pseudomolecules_assembly, whole genome shotgun sequence:
CATCTCCCTCAGAGTTAGCCTTTATGCTGATGATGTTGTAATCTTCGCCAACCCTGATAGAGCGGAGGTCGACGCCCTGCTTGACATCCTCCATGATTTTGGACTCGCAATAGGACTACAAGTAAACCCCTCAAAATCAACTGTCACCGCTATCCGCTGCGAGGAGGTCAACTTGCATGAAGTTCTGctatttttttggggggggggggcaacagtGGGTTTTCCCTTAAAATACCTAGGCCTCCCACTAACCCTCTCCAGATCGTGCTTTGTCCACATCCAGTTCATACTGGATCGGACCAGAGCAAGACTTGCGGGATGGAAGGGCAAACTCGTGTCTATCGCTGGCAGGCGGGTATTGGTCCGCAACGTGCTAAGTGCGCTGCCGACCTTTGCCTTGTGTGTGCTTTGAGCGTCGATGAAATTTCTTGCTGAAGTGGACAAGGTTCGACGAAGGTTTCTATGGACACAAGAAGAATAAATTAATGGAGGAAAGTGCAAAGTCAACTGGCTTGTGGTCTGCTCTCCAACTGAAAATGAAGGACCAGGAATATTGGACATGAATCATTTCAGTAGAGCACTCTGGCAACTGCTATGCGACGACGGCGACAGGGCCTTGTTCAGCGCCTCGACCTCGGTCACACCGGAAATGGTGAAACAACATCCTTTTGGCACTGCTCGTGGACTGGCTCGGGCAACGTGAAGACGACTTTCCTCACACTTTTTAAGCACTCTACCTGAAAGAACATATCGGTCAAAGAAGCCCCGGCAAACAATACACGGATAAAAGATCTAGCGCACGGAGACACCCATCACCTTTGGGTGGAGGCAATCTGCACAGGTGGTTTCAAACAAGAGATTTGCAGCTGCAAGACCAAGCAAGAGACACCATCAAGTGGACACATGAGGCATCAGGAATGTACACTGCCAGCTCTGCATACAAGGTCCAGTTTCAAGGTTTCATGAAATCAGATTTCATGAAACTAATTTGGAGCACTTGGGCACCTGCTCGGCTGAAGTTTTTCACATGGCTGCTTCTGAAGAACAGGCTATGGTGCAATGATCGTCTGCAAAGAAGGGGATGACCAAACGGATACTTCTGCCAGCTGCGCGTCAGAAGTTTGGAGTCCTCTGAATATTTGTTCTGGCAGTGCTGATGTCGAGTGTAGTGTGGACTGCGGCGGCGGCCGATAACAGTTGTAGCTCGCTCCATCCAagcaagtgacaaaacaagaccaAACCGACGGCATCATAGCTGAAATGATCAGTGGAGCAAGCCCTGGACACAAGAAAGGCCATCAAAACCATGATCATCCTAATTATCTCTGAGCTCTGGAAGGAGAGAAACTATTGTACTTTCAGAAATAAGGTACCATCGCTGACAAGCATCAACACGGCTATCAGAAGAACTCTTAAGTTTTGGCGCCAAGTGGGAGCAACATTTTTGGAGCACCCTTTTGGGGATCCTCCATGAGATAGTGTGTTAGTTTTGCCgttgtcttttcttttcttcttcttacctCCTTGATCTCATGATCGAAACCACCCTTTGTATTCCCATTTGCTCTTTGCTATCAATCAATCCAAGCCAGCCTTCCAGCTGGATCTTTAAAAAAAACATCTTGCAGAGTTGTCCCTCATGGCGACACATACCACCTGATTGGCATTCTTGATCTTCTCCGCTTTGAATAGAAGCGAACTAGTCCCAAAATAAAGACATATTTCAGATGATACATCTATTTGTGAAAACAGTAAGACTTTGTTTGGATCCATGACAAATGAGCGGGATTGACATGTATTGGCAGGGATTAAACCCCGTCTAGTTCAAATTTCCTCCAAATTCTCTTCAATCCACTCCAATTCACTTGAAGGGTGGTTTAACCGAACATGACCTAACCGttgtgctgaattcatcaactgtCACAACATAACATGGATGCGCGTGATAATCTACCAGGAGGTAAACAAAAGTTCTCACGAACTCAAAACATAAATATACCAGCTGATTACGCAAAGTGGGAATATGGTAAATGCCGTTGCGAGTACTATGGAAATACTCCATCGGTTCCTAAATAcagtataagtcttttaagaggttcTACTATAAGATATATAAACATATttcagagtatagattcattcattttgcttcgtatgtgctactccctccgtcctaaaataagtgtcttaatctTAATACAACTTTGaattagagctagtataaagttgaaacacttattttgggatggagtgaGTACCTTATTACTTTTAAAAAGAAACTTATATTTAGAGATGGAGGGAATATAAGCCATATATACTCAGGTTGCTGGAGAAGACGCCAGATGCAGGTTGAGGACCGCCATCCGGCACGTCGTCCAATCACCGTCGATTGGAGAGAGGGCATCTTGTATCTGCTTGAGAGTTACTACAATTTTAACAAAAGTTCAGACGAACTCGACATGAGTGTACTTAGGGGCTGTTGGTTTCCAGTCTAAGGTTGTCACGTCTAACCTTAGTCATGCCACAATACCTTAGGCATATGTTTGGTTCATTGCCACATTTATGACTTGCCACATTtttctagttatatgatccacatGTCATATACTTAAATTTTTGACAAATTTTACCACACTTGTAGTATTCATTTTGTTAGCCACATTTTTTATGGCAGCCACACTTTCTTAAGATTAGTTATGACAAAGTTAGTCATAAATCAAACAGGCCCTGAATTACTGCCAGATTACACCAGGTGGGGCTTAGATAATGCTGTGCCAGCACCACTGGCACCAACTGCCAACTACATTTCGTTGTCATTCGAATGGGCGTTTTGTTTATCTGCGATTTTGTCGTGCAGATTGGTGGCAGGCTTAATTGCAGTCATAGTCACGTATAGGTTGTCGAGAGTAATGTATACTGCTACTCTTCAATCACTTCCTATATAAGATAGATAAAATCAGATAGGTTATACAGAGTATATGCTACGGGCAGTTACATTGGCTGCAGGCTCTCTGTGCGATACgatgtcttcctcctcctccatgcaGATCTCTCCACCGCAAGAAGGCTACGATGCCAAAACCAACGAAGAGCTCTACCAGCGGTTCACCAACTTGGTGTCCTCCTGGCCGTGCTCCGCAGCCCTCTCCAATTACCAGCTCTACCGGCACGACAATGGCTGGCACAGCAGCCTGGCTCCAATGGTCGGCACCATGGTCGCCGACGCATGCTTCGCCGCGCGCCCCTCGGACGTCATCGTGGCCACGCTGCCCAAGTCCGGCACGACGTGGATCAAGGCGCTCCTCTACTCCACGGTGCACCGGAGGGAGCACCCCGCGGACTCCCCCGGCCACCCGTTCAACACCCACGGTCCTCACGAGTGCATCAAGTTTCTCGAGTACCAGCTCTACACGAGGAACAGGATCCCGGACCTCGACGAGCTCCCGGACCCAAGGCTCTTCGCCACGCACGTCCCATTCGTGTCGCTGCCGAGGTCAGTCATGGCGTCGGGCTGCAGGATCGTGTACGTGTGCCGCGACCCCAAGGACACCCTGATCTCGCAGTGGAACTTCGCCAACAAGTTCAGGGTCAGGGACGGACTGGAGCCGCTCACCGTCGAGGCCGCCGCCGACTACTTCTGCGACGGCGCGTCGCCGTTCGGGCCGTGCTGGGACCATGTCCTCGGGTACTGGAGGGCGCACTTGGCGAACCCGGAGCAGGTGCTCTTCTTCAGGTACGAAGAGATGAGTCGAGACCCCGCGACGCATGTGCGGAGGCTGGCGGAGTTTGTTGGATGTCCGTTCAgcgtggaggaggaggaagacggcgtGGTGGACGCCATCGTCAAGCTGTGCTCGTTTGAGCACATGGCCGGGCTCGAAGCGACCAAGGGCGGCAAGACAGAGCTCACGTTCGGCGTTGTGGAGAACAGCTCGTTCTTCCGGCGCGGCCAGGTCGGGGACTGGGAGAATCATCTGTCGCCGGAGACGGCGGGAAAGATCGATGCCATCACGGAGGCCAAGTTTAAGGGCTCCGGTCTCTCTGTGTAGATGGTGCATGTCACTCAATATCATTTGCAGATTTGTTTGCAAATTCACCCCTCTTGAGATTTTACCGTCAATGTaccatgaacttataaagtaccaaTAATCATACGTTCTGCAATAGGTTCAGTTGGAAACTGATAGTACACTGTTGAAGTTTAAGATTTTTTCCGGTAAAGCTATCTGGCAAACATTGGCAGGGACCAAATCCAGGCGAACGCCCTTAGAACCGTGTATACAGATGAAAATGATAATTCATGTATACAAACAGAAGAACTTTAAATGACATGTGTCCATGGCTACAAGCTAAATTCGACGGTGTCGTTTTCTTTTAAAACAGGCATCGGCTAAGCCCGAAATAGGGCTCGAACCTAGCCTGCCTTTGAATTAACAAAGCCATCAATCGTTCAGAATTAAA
This window encodes:
- the LOC123427295 gene encoding cytosolic sulfotransferase 8-like, with product MLRAVTLAAGSLCDTMSSSSSMQISPPQEGYDAKTNEELYQRFTNLVSSWPCSAALSNYQLYRHDNGWHSSLAPMVGTMVADACFAARPSDVIVATLPKSGTTWIKALLYSTVHRREHPADSPGHPFNTHGPHECIKFLEYQLYTRNRIPDLDELPDPRLFATHVPFVSLPRSVMASGCRIVYVCRDPKDTLISQWNFANKFRVRDGLEPLTVEAAADYFCDGASPFGPCWDHVLGYWRAHLANPEQVLFFRYEEMSRDPATHVRRLAEFVGCPFSVEEEEDGVVDAIVKLCSFEHMAGLEATKGGKTELTFGVVENSSFFRRGQVGDWENHLSPETAGKIDAITEAKFKGSGLSV